GGGCCTGGCGGCAACAGCCACTGCCCCCTTGCTCGGGAGCGGAACCGCGCAGGCCGATGAGGCCCTGCTCGGCGAGTTGCTCGTCGCCCGGCTCCGGGACGCGATGCTCGGACTGGGCGCGGCCACGCCCGTGCCGTCGTCCGAGGCGCTCTCCACCGACTTCACCCACGCGCTCGCCGACTTCGACGCCTGCCGCTACGCGTCCCTCGCTGTGCGCTTGCCTCGCCTCATCCGCGCCGGCCACGCGCCTTCCACCGGTAGCCACGACACAGAGCAGTCCGCCCTCCTAGCCAAGAGCTATCTGCTGGCCACCCGCATGCTCGTGAAGATGGACGAGCAACAGCTCGGCTGGATGGCCGTCGACCGCGCGCGGCAACTCGCCGAGGCAGCAGGAGACGTCCTCGCGGTCGCTGAATCCGCCCGGCAGGTGGCCGTGCTCGCCAGAAGGGCGGGATGGCATGACCAGGCACTGTCGATCGCGCTCTCAGCCGCTGATAACCCGGATCTGCGCGGCATCGGACGAGCCGGCACCGCGGTGCGCGGGCTCCTGGTCCAGAGCGCGTCGTACACCCTCGCGCGCCGAGGCGATCGGGACGGAATGCGAGAGCTGACCGACGAAGCCGCCGCCCTCGCCAAAGAACTCGGCGGAGCCACCATGCTGCGCGACCACGGGGGCGGCTTCAGCCCCCTCACCGTGCAACTCCACAAAATCAGCGCCGAGAACCACGCAGGCGATCCCCAGGCCGCGCTCGACGCCGCTCGCGCGATTTCACTGAAGGCGCTGCCCAGCGTCGAACGCCGCTCTCGCACACTCTGCGACATCGCCGTCACCTACGACCGTCTCGGCCGCCGCAGCGACTGCGTCCGCACACTGCTCGCCGCTGAGCGCTGCGCTCCGCAGGAGACCCACGCCCGTCCGGCGACGAAGTCCTTGATCTCCAGCCTGTTGGCCTCTGGCCCGACATCAACGGAACTGCGCTGTCTCGCCGAACGCAGCGGCGTTCTCCTCTGAACCCCTGCGTGCCCAGAGATGACCGAAGCAGGCTGTCGATAGCCCATTCTGGGGAACCTGACCACTCATCGGCGGACTCCATCCCGGCGCTCTGGCGGTGCTGCCGTGCTGGCCCCCTGCGGAATTTAGGGGTGGGCAGCTGGTGACCAGGTATAAGGCGGCCGGGAAGCGGGCGAGCGCTTGCGCGCGGACCTCGCCGCAAGCTCTCGGCAACAACCACAGGTTCAAGAGGAGGCTGGCACACTGGCGGGCTCAACTTCCCCAATCTGTCGCGGAGATGAACAGATGAACGCCACCCCCGACCTCGTCGCAGCAGTCCAGGAGCGCTCCGGCGGCTGTCTGTGCGGCAAGATCCGCTTCATCGTCAGAGGACTGGCGGTCTATCCCCACACATGCAGTTGTCCGCACTGCCAGAAGCTCGGCGGCGGCCCGATGATGTGGTGGGCCGGCTTCGCCCCCGAGGACGTCAGCTGGACCAACGGGATCGAGCCGACCTGGTTCGAGACGTTCGAGGGCGAGGCCCAGCGCGGCTTCTGCCCCAACTGCGGAAGCCGTCTCGCGGCGATCGACAGCGACATCCCGGAGATTGGCATCGTCGTTCCGGCCCTGGACGACACCACCGGTGACGATCTCGTCCCCGTCAACCAGTCCTTCCGCGACAGCTCCGTGCGCTGGCTGCCCCAGGTGCCGGACATCCAGAGCAGCTCCGTCAGCTGAAGCGCAGGAGATCCTGGGGCGCGGGGAAGCGGGCAGTTCTTTGCCCTGACTCGCAGAGCCGGAGCGGAACAAGCCGCATCGGCTAGTGGCCGCCGATAGACTCACAGTGACCCTTGCCGCTATGTGACGGCGGCCAGCTACTTCAACCGGGGCGCCTTCGGCGGCCCTTAGATTGAGGCGTTCATGCAGGACGACCGACCCGTGGTCGGCGTGATCGACTACCGCACCGGAAACAGCCAGAGCGTGGTCCACGCGCTGAACTTCCTCGGTGTGCCGAACCGTCTGCTCACCTCGCCCACGCAACTCGACGGCATCGACCGGATCATCCTTCCTGGCGTCGGATCAGCCGGGACCACGATGACCTACCTGTCCGAAGCCGGATGGCCCGAGGCGCTTCACGCCCGGGTTATCGAAGGCCGCACCCCGTTCCTGGGCATCTGCGTGGGCCTGCAGGTCCTCTTCGAGACAAGCGAGGAACAGGACGCGACATGCCTGGGCTGGCTGCCCGGGACCGTACGGGCCTTCAACGCCGCCGACGTGCGGGTGCCGCAGATGGGCTGGAACCAGGTACACCGCACCTCGACCCATCCCTTCCTGGCCGGCCTGCCGGAAGCGGGTCACTTCTACTTCGTGAACAGCTACTACGCCGACCCCTCAGACACAGGGGACATCGCGGCCACTACGGAGTACGGCCTGCCGTTCACCTCTGCCGTCGCACGCGGCAACATCATGGCCACGCAGTTCCACACCGAGAAGTCCGGCCCGCTGGGGCTGGACCTCCTCGAGCGGTTCGCCAAGACCCCGCAGGAGGAGCTGTGCCCGGCCTGAACGTCGCGACCGGGCTGACCACCCGGCTCATCGCCTGCTTCGACATCATCGACGGCCGGGTCACCAAGGCCCGCCGCTTCGAGGACAACATCGACGTCGGCGACGCCGCCGAGGTCGCCGCGTCGGTGTACGCGGACGGCATCGACGAGATCATCTTCTACGACATCCTCGCCAGCGCGCAGCGCCGCCAGGCGGACCTGGCCACGATCCGCAAGGTCGCCGAGACGGTGTTCGTGCCGCTGACGGTGGGCGGCGGGATCCGGTCGCTGGAGGACATGCACGCGGTGCTTGCCGCCGGCGCGGAGAAGATCAGCCTGGACTCGATGGCGGTGCGCAATCCCACGATCATCACCGAGGGGTCGGCCGAGTTCGGCCGCCAGTGCATCGTGCAGTCCATGCAGGTCAAGCGCGTCCCGGTCACGGCCGAGATCCCCAGCGGGTACGAGGTGTTCATCGACGGGGCCCGGCAGGCCACCGGCATGGACGCCATCGTGTGGGCGCGCCGTGGCGAGGAGCTGGGGGCCGGGGAGATCTGCGTCAACTCCATCGACCAGGACGGCACACACGAGGGCTACGACCTGGAGATCACCCGCCAGATCGCCGAGGCGGTCAACCTGCCGGTGATCGCCTCCGGCGGCGCCGGTTCAGCCGAGCACGCGGCGGCGGCGTTCACCGAAGCGGGCGCGTCAGCGGCGATCGTCAGCTCGCTGCTGTACTCGCCGCGCATGGAGCGCACCGTCCCGGTCGCGGAGATCAAGGCCGAGCTCGCCAAGCGGTACGGGCTCCCGGTCCGCCTGGTCTGAGCACGCTCCCTCCCGGAAACGACGCCGGGCCCGGCCGCTGAACGCGGTCGGGCCCGGCTTTGTTTTCCGGCGCCGCACGGCCGACCCGGGCGTACGGCGGGTCAGGGCCGGTGCGCGGTCACCAGGTGGCGGCTGCTGTCGGCGGTGAGGGGGCGGGCGTCGTAGCCGCCGAACTGCTCGTCGACGACAAAGCCGGCCGCGTGCAGCAACTCGGTCAGCTCCGCAGGGGTGTAGAGGCGGACCGAGCTGTGGCTGGTGTCCGTGGTGCCGTCGTCGTAGGCGGTGGTGGTGTGCCGATTGAGTCTGCGCGTGGCGGGGTCCCAGGTGACCTGCTGGGTGGTTTCGGCGTGATCGCCGCGGACGGTGCGGGTTCCCATGCCGGTGGTGTCGGGGTGCGGGGTGAAGTGGTCCATGGCCATGCGGCCGCCGGGGCGCAGGACACGGAAGGCTTCGCGCAGGACCCCGAGGTCCTCGTCGGTGGTGTCGAGGAAGCCGAAGGAGTTGAACAGGAGCAGGACGGCGTCGGCGCAGCCGTCGTCCAGGGGAAGGCCGCGGACGTCCGCGTGCAACAGGTTGATCCGCTCGCCGTCCGCCGCGGCGGTGGCGGCGGCGTGGTCGAGGAGGTCCTGGGACAGGTCGACGCCGGTGGTGTGGGTGTAGCCGCGGCGGGTCAGCTCGGCCGTGTGCCGGGCGAAAGCGCAGCACAGGTCGAGGATCGTGTGATCGGTCTGCAGGGCGAGGCGGGCGGCGAGGAAGGCGACGTCACGTCGGGTGGTGGCGCCGTCGTGGCTGCCGTAGCGCTCCAGGTAGCCGGTGCCGCGGTAGTTGCTGATCCACCACGGATCACCGTCGGGCGTCGGGGCGGGCGCGGGGGCGGGCTGGGTCATGTCCGGTTCTCCGTAGGCGGGGTGCGGTGAAGGCGGCCTTCGGCGTCGGGCAGACCGCGGGGAGCGGTGAGGTAGGCGCGGCCGACGACGGCGCCCCAGCCGGCATGCCACAGGCGCGTCAGGTCGGCCCACCCGGACAGGCCGCCGGCGTACCAGAGGAAGGCATGCGGGTGGCGGCCCGCGAGGCGGTCGAGGACCTGCCAGGGGGGCGGGGTGCGGTGGGTTGCCGCGCGGGCGTCGGTGATCAGGACGGGCTGGGTGCCGCCGGTGGCGTCGAGGAGGGCGTCCAGGGCGTCGGTGAGCGCCACGTTGGTGGTGCGGGTGAAGCCGTCGGTGACGATCCGCCCGTCCACGGCGTCGAGGGACAGCATCAGTTGTCCGGCGTCCGCGAGGGTGGTGAAGTCCGGCCAGGCGTGCGGGTCGAGGCGTCCGTCGGGGAGCAGGCCGGTGGAGCCGAGCAGGACACCGGCGGCGCCCGCGTCTAGGAGGCGGCGGACGGCCGGGTCGCGCGGGGCCAGTCGGCCGCCGGCCCACAGCCGGCCGGGGTGGTGGCGCACGGCCGTCTCCAGCAGCGCGGTGCTGGTGCTGGTGCCGGTGGAGCGGTCGAGGTCGATGACGGCGGTGGGCACGTCGTCGTCGAGGAGGTCGGCGAGCAGCCGTCCCGGCGGCAGGCCGGGGAGGGAGGTGACCGTGCCGTGGCGGACGTCGACGTTCACCCGCCACGGGCCGGGCGGCCCGGCGTGAAGGGCAGTGGGCAGGGTGGCCGCAGCGGTCCCCGGGGTGGGGGTGGTGGGCATGTGGGCGCCTCCGGGTTCAGGCGGCGGCGAGCGCGGCCGGGCGGGGGGCGGGCGGTTCGTTCCAGGAGGCGGCGTGGGCGAGTTCGGCCCGCATGGCGGCCAGTTGGGCGGTGGTCCAGGTGCCGGTGCTCACCGCGAGGTCGAAGCTGGCGGCCATCTGCCGGTGCAGCGTGCCCGCCGTACGGTGGGCTCCGTCGCTCAGGTAGGCGCCGGTGTCGCCGCGCAGCAGGTGTCCGGTCAGGCGGGTCTGGATGCTGTGGTGCAGGTTGGGGCGCAGGCTCGGCAGGTCGGCGGCGTCGGCGATGTCGTGCCGGCCGGAGCGGTGGTAGAGGGTCCACGCGGATTCGACGCTGCGGGTGACGGCCCGACCGCCGAGCTGCTCGACCAGCTGGCGGCTGGCGCGCAGCGTGTCGCCGTAGCCCACGTTGTCGTCGATGACCAGCAGGGTCGTGTCGCGGGCCGCGGCGGTCAGGCGGTCGCGGTAGGCGCGGGGGGCTGTGGCGCGGTGGCGGACGGTGCCGCTGGCGCCGAGGTATGCGACGTTGCCCTGGTCGTGGAACCCAAGGCGGACCAGGTGCACGTCGACCGGCCGGCCGAGCAGAGCGGGAAGGACGGTCCGGGCGGCCAGCGCGAGGGACAGCGACCCGTACAGCGGGGCGAGGACGGCGGTGATGTCGGGCCGGGGTGCCAGTACGTGCTCGGCGAGGAAGCGCAGCTCGTTGCCGATCTTGACCGGGTTGTCGAGCTCCCGGAAGGCCCGCCAGCCCGCCTCGTGGGCCTGCAGCAGTGCGAGGTCGCCGGGGTGCGGGGCGAACGGGCCGGCGGCGCGGTGGCCGTGAAGCGCGGCAGCGGTGGAGGTGGCGGTCTCCAGCAGGCGTTCCAGCGCGGCCGGGCGCGGATCGTCGGTGAGGCTGGGGCGGTCGGTGAGGCCGTGCCACAGGGTGTAGGCGCCGGCGGCGGCGAGGTTGTGGAGGTTGTCGAGCAGCGCGTGCCGCAGTGCCGGGGCCTGCCCCGGCGCCCGGTGGTCCAGGCGGCCGAGGGCTTCGCCCAGCGCCGCCCAGGACGGCAGCGCCGTACGGGGCTGGTAGTAGGCCGGGCCCCGGCTGAGCCGGATGTTGCGGGCGCCCGCCGCGGGCCGGGGGCCGCCGGCGGCCGGGAGGAAGGTGTCCAGCAGGGCGGGGTCCAGGCCGGCGTTGGCCGCGAGGTGCAGCTCGGCGGCGGGAATGCGGACCAGGCCCAGCAGGTCGCAGGCGACGGCGCTCCCGGAGACGGGCGGGGCGGGGTAGGCGGGGTGGGCCGTGTTCGCCCGGGGCGGGGGCGGGAGGGTGGTAGTCGTGGTGGTCACGTGGGCTCCGTTTCGCGGATGGGCCGGCGCGCGGCGTGGTCGCACAGCGCTCTCAGGCAGGAGGCGAGGCTGGTGAAGCGGGTGGTCGGTGCCGATCCGGGCGGGGGTTGCCCGGTGGGGGTGATCCAGACCGGGTGCAGTCCGGCGGCGCGGGCGCCGACGATGTCGGCGGT
Above is a genomic segment from Streptomyces sp. NBC_01426 containing:
- a CDS encoding XRE family transcriptional regulator, which encodes MLGSGTAQADEALLGELLVARLRDAMLGLGAATPVPSSEALSTDFTHALADFDACRYASLAVRLPRLIRAGHAPSTGSHDTEQSALLAKSYLLATRMLVKMDEQQLGWMAVDRARQLAEAAGDVLAVAESARQVAVLARRAGWHDQALSIALSAADNPDLRGIGRAGTAVRGLLVQSASYTLARRGDRDGMRELTDEAAALAKELGGATMLRDHGGGFSPLTVQLHKISAENHAGDPQAALDAARAISLKALPSVERRSRTLCDIAVTYDRLGRRSDCVRTLLAAERCAPQETHARPATKSLISSLLASGPTSTELRCLAERSGVLL
- a CDS encoding GFA family protein, which gives rise to MNATPDLVAAVQERSGGCLCGKIRFIVRGLAVYPHTCSCPHCQKLGGGPMMWWAGFAPEDVSWTNGIEPTWFETFEGEAQRGFCPNCGSRLAAIDSDIPEIGIVVPALDDTTGDDLVPVNQSFRDSSVRWLPQVPDIQSSSVS
- the hisH gene encoding imidazole glycerol phosphate synthase subunit HisH, which codes for MQDDRPVVGVIDYRTGNSQSVVHALNFLGVPNRLLTSPTQLDGIDRIILPGVGSAGTTMTYLSEAGWPEALHARVIEGRTPFLGICVGLQVLFETSEEQDATCLGWLPGTVRAFNAADVRVPQMGWNQVHRTSTHPFLAGLPEAGHFYFVNSYYADPSDTGDIAATTEYGLPFTSAVARGNIMATQFHTEKSGPLGLDLLERFAKTPQEELCPA
- the hisF gene encoding imidazole glycerol phosphate synthase subunit HisF — encoded protein: MPGLNVATGLTTRLIACFDIIDGRVTKARRFEDNIDVGDAAEVAASVYADGIDEIIFYDILASAQRRQADLATIRKVAETVFVPLTVGGGIRSLEDMHAVLAAGAEKISLDSMAVRNPTIITEGSAEFGRQCIVQSMQVKRVPVTAEIPSGYEVFIDGARQATGMDAIVWARRGEELGAGEICVNSIDQDGTHEGYDLEITRQIAEAVNLPVIASGGAGSAEHAAAAFTEAGASAAIVSSLLYSPRMERTVPVAEIKAELAKRYGLPVRLV
- a CDS encoding class I SAM-dependent methyltransferase, which produces MTQPAPAPAPTPDGDPWWISNYRGTGYLERYGSHDGATTRRDVAFLAARLALQTDHTILDLCCAFARHTAELTRRGYTHTTGVDLSQDLLDHAAATAAADGERINLLHADVRGLPLDDGCADAVLLLFNSFGFLDTTDEDLGVLREAFRVLRPGGRMAMDHFTPHPDTTGMGTRTVRGDHAETTQQVTWDPATRRLNRHTTTAYDDGTTDTSHSSVRLYTPAELTELLHAAGFVVDEQFGGYDARPLTADSSRHLVTAHRP
- a CDS encoding HisA/HisF-related TIM barrel protein, yielding MPTTPTPGTAAATLPTALHAGPPGPWRVNVDVRHGTVTSLPGLPPGRLLADLLDDDVPTAVIDLDRSTGTSTSTALLETAVRHHPGRLWAGGRLAPRDPAVRRLLDAGAAGVLLGSTGLLPDGRLDPHAWPDFTTLADAGQLMLSLDAVDGRIVTDGFTRTTNVALTDALDALLDATGGTQPVLITDARAATHRTPPPWQVLDRLAGRHPHAFLWYAGGLSGWADLTRLWHAGWGAVVGRAYLTAPRGLPDAEGRLHRTPPTENRT
- a CDS encoding phosphoribosyltransferase, with the protein product MTTTTTTLPPPPRANTAHPAYPAPPVSGSAVACDLLGLVRIPAAELHLAANAGLDPALLDTFLPAAGGPRPAAGARNIRLSRGPAYYQPRTALPSWAALGEALGRLDHRAPGQAPALRHALLDNLHNLAAAGAYTLWHGLTDRPSLTDDPRPAALERLLETATSTAAALHGHRAAGPFAPHPGDLALLQAHEAGWRAFRELDNPVKIGNELRFLAEHVLAPRPDITAVLAPLYGSLSLALAARTVLPALLGRPVDVHLVRLGFHDQGNVAYLGASGTVRHRATAPRAYRDRLTAAARDTTLLVIDDNVGYGDTLRASRQLVEQLGGRAVTRSVESAWTLYHRSGRHDIADAADLPSLRPNLHHSIQTRLTGHLLRGDTGAYLSDGAHRTAGTLHRQMAASFDLAVSTGTWTTAQLAAMRAELAHAASWNEPPAPRPAALAAA